In Mytilus trossulus isolate FHL-02 chromosome 14, PNRI_Mtr1.1.1.hap1, whole genome shotgun sequence, a genomic segment contains:
- the LOC134696242 gene encoding uncharacterized protein LOC134696242: MAIIQGFIIIFLLQFGGEPVTSASCDFTGQCIYNLKVHHCNQTTNTRRESDPSGSCGCGDLEIIQGETYNLQSSLSTLEFQFSALVQRYQATKASILQKQQLLENAISENKALESKIRNVHYLLNKTTESVTRQTNNWNNEKTRLQTQTSKSIKDVQTCKAVLTAAKTDNGQNITDTASNKPVSKTFCGFEDSKRCGYVAESGSHWTWQSSMYSSTTGPKQDHTYGTPNGHYMMLNSQGAASSSQTTHTSRLDSPQFTTSSAGYCIKFWYNMHGQDIKFLKVYAKVNGGLGYPVFTKTGYVDSDWHQAQISLDNEYTSHPFQIVFESSTNAYYTNHYTSGGYHHIYSLDKSNTAIDDVTVFNTSCSRLSQSSHGSHVRQNGSDTSYYSFHAKPLTWNEAKTACRREDSQSSLVSINSQGEQDYLVRTIKNDEDLSNIASLGFYTGGNDEKSEHNFVWTDNGAPVTYSNWRPGQPNNVGGDQDCLLLQYPDTNFEWGDVACSEKHPYICEYHN, translated from the exons ATGGCAATCATTCAGggatttattataattttcctCTTGCAATTTGGAGGAGAGCCTGTGACGTCAGCCTCATGTGACTTTACTGGACAGtgcatttataatttgaaagtcCATCATTGTAACCAAACAACAAACACCAGACGGGAAAGCGATCCGAGTGGTAGTTGTGGCTGTGGAGATTTGGAAATCATACAAGGAGAGACCTACAATTTACAAAGTTCCTTGAGTACCCTAGAATTCCAATTCAGTGCACTTGTACAGAGGTATCAAGCAACTAAAGCAAGTATTTTACAGAAACAACAACTACTTGAGAACgctatttctgaaaataaagcATTAGAATCGAAAATCCGAAATGTCCATTATCTTCTGAATAAAACGACTGAAAGTGTGACCAGACAAACAAATAACTGGAACAATGAGAAAACCAGGCTTCAGACACAGACTTCGAAGTCTATTAAAGATGTACAGACATGTAAAGCGGTACTAACTGCAGCCAAAACTGACAATGGCCAAAATATAACAG ATACGGCAAGCAACAAACCCGTTTCGAAGACATTCTGTGGATTTGAGGACAGTAAAAGGTGTGGATATGTAGCAGAGTCAGGATCTCACTGGACATGGCAATCTTCAATGTATTCCTCAACAACGGGACCAAAACAAGACCACACATATGGCACTCCAAATG GTCATTACATGATGTTGAATTCACAAGGTGCTGCGTCATCCTCTCAGACAACTCATACCTCTAGATTAGATTCTCCTCAGTTTACCACCTCCTCGGCGGGATACTGTATCAAATTCTGGTACAATATGCACGGACAAGATATCAAATTTCTTAAAGTTTACGCAAAG GTTAATGGTGGACTTGGATATCCTGTGTTTACCAAGACAGGTTATGTAGATTCGGATTGGCACCAAGCACAGATATCATTGGATAATGAATATACGTCACATCCGTTCCAG ATAGTTTTTGAGTCATCGACCAATGCTTATTACACAAACCATTATACCAGTGGGGGTTACCACCATATCTACTCTCTCGACAAATCTAACACTGCCATAGATGATGTTACAGTGTTTAACACGTCCTGTAGTC GCTTATCTCAGTCATCTCATGGGTCCCATGTACGTCAGAATGGCTCAGATACATCGTATTACTCCTTCCATGCCAAACCATTGACTTGGAACGAAGCTAAGACGGCATGTCGTCGAGAAGACAGTCAATCTAGTTTGGTGTCTATAAACAGTCAAGGAGAACAGGACTATCTTGTAAGAACTATAAAAAACGATGAAG ATTTATCAAATATTGCAAGCCTAGGATTTTACACAGGCGGAAATGATGAAAAGAGTGAACATAACTTTGTGTGGACAGACAATGGAGCTCCAGTCACCTACAGCAATTGGCGTCCGGGTCAACCAAACAATGTCGGTGGCGATCAGGATTGTTTATTACTACAGTACCCTGACACCAACTTTGAATGGGGAGATGTGGCATGTTCTGAAAAACATCCATATATTTGTGAATACCACAACTAA
- the LOC134697819 gene encoding MAM and LDL-receptor class A domain-containing protein 1-like, with amino-acid sequence MKIGQQGQCDSLQSTSISGSGGHITGSCTCDDVSRLSTKLNTMKSTESNLKQLMTELNQYINNATTELNATDSKLQTENQKGSRLNNTLNSMESRLNQTKDQLNSVLKSATAELTGLRQKLGTNTRDLTLCQTALGTPVSTSAAIHQDFTTFYCGFQSTDLCHFSQDHHDDTNWDRRHTEEIQTGPKRDHTYGNNYGYYMALRATSPVHSSTGRTTSRLISPTYNPAPNYCVRFWYTMYGKDVKTLNVYAQVHGGLGYPVFTHTGNVDNQWHMAEISLNKEYTADMFQVVFEATNDAYHIRRYSGGRYIYENHNEYGNIAVDDVYVYNTTCQNVPKYPAGAFVRTAGSQTSYYTFHGTAATWYDAVETCKRENIHSNLATVEDAAEQNYLVKLIQSDVSLTAAGQKGFFINGNDYDSENKYEWTASGYPEALNYTNWHVGQPNNVGDNQDCLLMQYPESNYEWDDVSCSEKHSFICETVL; translated from the exons ATGAAGATTGGACAGCAGGGACAATGTGATTCTTTACAGTCTACGTCTATATCTGGATCTGGTGGCCATATTACCGGTTCTTGCACTTGTGATGATGTTTCAAGATTATCCACTAAATTGAACACAATGAAATCCACTGAAAGTAACCTAAAACAACTAATGACTGAACTTAACCAATATATAAACAATGCTACAACTGAATTAAATGCAACTGATTCTAAACTCCAAACTGAAAATCAAAAAGGTAGCAGGCTGAACAATACTTTAAATTCGATGGAGTCTCGACTTAATCAAACAAAGGATCAACTAAACTCTGTTTTAAAAAGTGCAACCGCAGAACTAACAGGTCTACGACAGAAGCTTGGTACTAATACTAGAGATTTAACCTTGTGTCAGACAGCATTGGGAACACCAGTTTCAACAAGCGCAG CTATACACCAAGATTTTACCACGTTTTATTGTGGATTCCAGTCCACTGATCTTTGTCATTTCTCACAAGACCATCACGATGATACGAATTGGGACCGGCGTCACACGGAAGAAATTCAAACAGGACCTAAACGGGATCATACATACGGCAATAATTATG gTTACTATATGGCTCTGCGAGCTACATCACCAGTACATTCAAGTACAGGTAGAACAACATCAAGACTAATATCGCCAACCTACAACCCAGCTCCAAACTACTGTGTTCGATTCTGGTACACAATGTATGGAAAAGATGTCAAAACACTCAACGTTTATGCACAG GTACATGGAGGTTTGGGATATCCTGTATTCACACATACTGGTAATGTTGACAATCAGTGGCACATGGCAGAGATTTCTCTTAACAAAGAATACACAGCTGACATGTTTCAG GTAGTATTTGAGGCAACAAATGATGCATACCACATACGCAGATACAGCGGTGGAcgttatatttatgaaaaccATAACGAGTATGGAAATATTGCTGTTGATGatgtatatgtttataataCAACATGTCAAA ATGTACCTAAATATCCAGCAGGAGCATTTGTACGTACAGCTGGCAGCCAAACATCATACTATACATTCCATGGTACTGCAGCAACCTGGTATGATGCTGTAGAGACATGTAAGAGAGAAAATATCCATTCTAACTTGGCTACTGTAGAAGATGCTGCTGAACAAAATTATTTGGTAAAACTTATTCAGTCAGATGTCA GTTTAACAGCTGCTGGTCAAAAAGGTTTTTTCATTAATGGAAACGATTATGATTCTGAAAACAAATACGAATGGACAGCTTCCGGTTACCCTGAAGCTTTAAATTACACAAATTGGCACGTGGGACAACCAAACAATGTGGGAGACAACCAGGATTGTTTACTGATGCAGTATCCAGAGAGTAATTATGAATGGGATGACGTCTCGTGTTCAGAGAAACATTCATTCATTTGCGAGACAGTGTTGTAA